The Blautia obeum ATCC 29174 region TGATCTACTCAGCGTTTGATCCAAGATTTAATGTTGTATCGTTACCATTTATTTATGATTCCTATGATGATGCAGATGCGAAATTCGATGGTGAGGCAGGAGAAAAGCTGAAAGAAATTCTTTCCAGTTACGGACTGCACTGCATGGGTATCGCAGAGAACGGCTTCCGTGAGCTGACCAACAGCAAGCATGAAGTAAAAACTCTGGATGACATGAAGAACCTCAAGATCCGTGTAGCAGGCTCCAACCTTCTGATGGAATGTTACAAGAGATGGGGCGCAGATGCAACGAACATGAACTGGTCTGAAACTTATACGGCTCTGCAGCAGAATACTGTAGAAGGCCAGGAAAACCCACTTCCGGCAATCGATGCGGCAAGTGTGCAGGAGGTTCAGCCATACTGCTCCATGTGGGATGCAATCTATGACTGTCTGTTCTTCTGTATCAACCAGGATCTGTACGATACTCTGACACCAGAGCAGCAGGCAGTCGTTGATGAGTGTGGACAGAAAGCTGTTGAGTATGAACGTTACATCAACCGCTCCGGTGATGAAGAAATCATGAACCGCTGGCAGTCAAAGAATGGTGTGACAATCACTAAAAAAGAGGATATGGATATCGATTCCTTCAAAAAAGCCGTAGAAGGTGTGGACGAGTGGTTCGTAGAACAGCTGAAAGATGCCGGATATGACGATGGACAGGAACTGGTAGATCTGTTTGAAAAATAGAAGTCAAAAAATTTAAATTTTTAAATTAAGAAGCTGGCGCTTCGCAGATTGCGGGGCGTCAGCTTTTATAGTATAATAAAACTAATAATGGCTTTTTTTGAAAAAAGGTTATGAGGAAAGTATGTGGAGATTTTGGAAAAATCTATAAAGTATTTTACAGGAGTTTAAGCGGTCGATATGAATGAATTCAATCTAAATTTTTATAAAGGGAAGAAAGTTCTGGTGACAGGACATACCGGATTTAAGGGGACATGGCTCTGCAGGATACTTCAGGAGTTGGGAGCGGAAGTGACCGGATATTCTCAGAAGCCACCGACAGATCCATCAATATTCACGCTGACAGATCTGGAAAGTCAGATCCATTCTGTGATCGGAGACATTCGTGATCTGGAGCATATGATACAGGTGTTTAAAGAAACACAGCCGGAGATTGTCTTTCATCTGGCGGCACAGCCGATCGTAAGGGAATCTTACAAAAATCCGGTAAATACTTATGAGACAAATGTTATGGGGACGGTCAATGTACTGGAAGCAGTAAGGCAGTGTGGAAGCGTCCGCTCTTTTTTGAATGTAACAACAGATAAAGTTTATAAGAATAATGAATGGGAATGGGGGTATCGCGAAACGGATGAACTGGATGGCTACGATCCGTATTCCAATAGCAAATCCTGCTCAGAACTTGTAACACACAGTTATGAGAAATCTTTCTTGAAAGACATGGATATTGCAGTATCAACTGCGCGTGCCGGTAATGTGATCGGAGGCGGTGATTTTGCAGCAGACCGTATCATTCCGGACTGTGTGCGTGCTGTTTCCGGTGGAAAAAAGATTGCAGTTCGGAATCCACATTCTACCAGACCATATCAGCATGTACTGGAACCATTGGGCGCGTATCTTCTGATCGCGGAAGAACAGTATCAGGACAGCCGGAAGGCAGGATCTTATAATGTAGGACCAGATGACAGAAGCTGTCTGACCACCGGGGAACTTGCAGACCTGTTCTGCACAGCATGGGGAAATGGGGCAGCATGGGAAAATCTCTGTCAGGGAGGTCCTCATGAGGCAAATTTCCTCAAACTGGATTGTTCCCGTATTCGAAACCGGCTGGGCTGGAAACCTCGCTGGCAGGTGGATGAAGCAGTAGTCAACACTGCAAAATGGTATCAGGCATGGCTTGCCGGTCAGAATATGGCAGAATATACGGACTGTCAGATCAAAGAATATTTTGGAATATAAAAAGTATAAAAGGATAGAAGAAAAGAAAATATGAAAAAGAATAGAGAGGTTATCTGCGCTTTTGCAGCGTGGGTTTTATCGGCATGCTTTTTTATGAGCTGTTTTATGATTCCGGGACTGGCAGAAAAAATCAACAGTCTGGGAAACAGTAACATGCTTGTATATGGAATGTCTCTGATCCTGTTTTGTCTGCTCTTTGTAGTTGGAATGGGAATCGCACACAGGCATGAAGTTGCGGGAAAAACTTTTCCGGAGAATGTCAAAGCCAGAAAAACAGTATTTTGGCTGATGCTGTTTATACAGATTCCGTTCTGGCTGCTTTGTATCTCAGGAGAGACGGAACAGCTTGGATCTGTGGCGGCGAAATACGGATGGCACACACAGCCGGCAGTGATCGCAGCATTTTTGTTTTTGGCAGAACTTGCAATCTTTTTCTGGGCATGTCAAAATGTCTGCTTTCCGGAAAAAGACGGTGAGTGGATTATCCGGCTGGTATATGCAGCGTTGGTGCTCCTCGTTTTTTACAGTATGTACACACCGAATATTTTTGGAAGAGGAGAACTGAGCGATGCTTACCATGGGCACGCATATTTCAATTCTGTCTACAATATTTATCAGGGAATGCCATATACGCATAATGTTACGAGTATTTATGGACATTACGGACTTTTCTTTAAGATTCCAATGGAACTTGTTCATGGTGATTTCAAAGCCTTTGTTGCCATGGTTGCCGGAATTGGAGCCTTTGCACATATTTGTGCATTTCTTATCCTGGAACTGCTAGTCAAAAGCCGTGTGTTGAGGGTACTTGGTGCTTTGGCAGTTACATTTCCTGTACTTGGTATGCGAGGTGGCTTTTACTGGCAGGTTTGGCCGCATCGGGTAATTTTTCCGATGCTGCTGTTTCTGTATGGAGCATGGATCCTCAAAAAAGAGCTGTGCAATTTCTGGACGGCAGTGGGTGGGTATCTGATCTGTCTGCTGGCAATCCTCTGGAATACAGAGACCGGACTGATTCTTACTGTGGCGTGGGCAGGAATGCTTATTTCACGTTTTCTGTCTGTGGGAAAAATAAAGATCCGTAGACTATTGTGGTTAAGCTTTGCACAGTTTGCCGGAATGGCCGGGGCGGTGTTTGGAGCGTATGGAACAGTAAATCTCTATAATATCCTGAAACACAGTCCGGCAAATTCGTTTGATGACTTTCTGATCCCATTGCTGTCAGGCAGTTATATGACGGGAGTTCTTCATCTGGATATGCCTACAGAACCCAATGCATATATGGCAGTGATCACACTGTTTCTGACCGGAACGGCTCTGGGAATGACCGGCTGGTTCAGTGGAAAAGAGAGGCATTGCTGGCAAAAAGAATTTTTGTTTCTTCTGAGTGTTGGATCACTGGGATGTCTGGTGTATTATATTAACCGCCCGGCATATCACAATCTGGACTGTATTACCATGCCGGCTGCAATCATGGCTGCATACTGGGGACAGAGGGGAATCGAATTTATCAAAAATGAAGAATGGAAAAGATTTGACAGCCTTTCGCTCAGACATGTGACCGTCAGTGGTGTAGGGCTGATCTGTATAGTTGCGGTTCTTGCAATGGCTACCGGAACGGTTCTTCAGTTTGCACAGAACAGCAAGATTAAAGAAAATTATCATAATGTGCAGGAATTTGAGGATTTCGCAGAGCAGATCGCAGCAGTTGTTCCTGAGAATACACCGTCATTTGGTATCAATGTTCCCGAAATCTGCAGCATGCTTCATCGGCGGACAGAATGTTTTACAATGGATTTCAGTGATATGCTCGTTCGCCCGGACAGTTTGAAAGAGCTGAAAGACCAGCTGGAACATGCGGAAGTGCCAGGGGCATTTACCGGAAAATCATCCATGAATATCTGGAAACGGAATGATCCGGAAACATATCGGTGGTTCATGGATCATTATGAACTAAAAGAGACGATTCCTTTTTATGGGGAAAAGTTTCTGTACTATATAAAAAAATAAAATACAGAAGGAGACTATTATGTTTGAAGAAATGACAGAACAGCAGGCCAGAGAGCAGATTCTGGAAATGACAAGAAATTATTGTGAAAAATACCATAACAAAAAGAAACCATATCAGAAAGGTGACCGTATTCCGTATGCGTCCAGGGTTTATGATGCAGAAGAAATGGTAAATCTTGTGGACAGTTCCCTTGAATTCTGGCTTACTGCAGGACGTTATACAGATGAGTTTGAACATGCATTTGCAAAATATCTCGGTGTTCGTTACTGTTCCCTGGTAAATTCCGGTTCCTCTGCAAATCTGCTCGCATTTATGACACTTACATCTCCGCTTCTGAAAGAACGACAGATTCTTCCGGGGGATGAAGTGATCACCGTTGCGGCCGGATTTCCGACTACAGTTTCTCCGATGATCCAGTACGGTGCGGTACCGGTATTTGTTGATGTAACGATTCCACAGTACAATATTGATCCATCTCTTCTGGAAGCCGCATGGTCTCCGAAGACAAAAGCGGTCATGCTTGCTCATACACTTGGAAACCCATTTGACCTGAAAGCAGTTAGAGAATTCTGTGATAATCATAATCTGTGGCTGATCGAAGATAACTGTGATGCACTTGGATCTGTTTATACGATCAACGGGGAAGAGAAACTGACCGGAACGATCGGAGATATCGGAACTTCCAGTTTTTATCCACCGCATCATATGACAATGGGAGAAGGCGGTGCTGTTTATACAGATGATCCGCTCCTGAACAGAATCGCACGTTCGTTCAGAGACTGGGGAAGAGACTGTATTTGTGCACCGGGACAGGATAATCTCTGCGGACATCGTTTTGACCGTCAGTATGGAGAACTTCCGGTTGGGTATGATCACAAATATGTATACTCTCATTTTGGATATAACCTCAAGGCAACAGATATGCAGGCTGCTGTCGGATGTGCGCAGCTCAGAAAATTCCCGTCTTTTGTGGAAAGAAGAATCCACAACTTTAATTATCTGAAAGAAGCACTGAAAGGTACAGAGGATAAACTGATCCTTCCGGAGGCATGTGCAAATTCAAAACCGAGCTGGTTTGGATTCCTGATCACATGCAAGGAAGGCGTAGACAGAAACAAACTGGTACAGGAGATTGAATCCAGAGGTGTACAGACACGTATGCTGTTTGCCGGTAATCTGACAAAACATCCATGCTTTGATCAGATGCGTGTTTCCGGAAAAGGATATCGTATTGCGGGAAGTCTGGAAAATACGGACCGTATTATGAAAGACACCTTCTGGATCGGTGTATATCCGGGAATGACAGATGAAATGCTGCAGGCGATGGCAGATGCGATCAAGGATGCATTAAACTGATTTACAGCAGAAAGCAGGATGGAAAATAATGATTTTAGATGAAAGACTTCGCTGGATGGGGTTCTGGATGCTGGACAAAATGAAAGGTGGAAAGACCAGAGAATATTATGACCAGATTCGTTATGCCTGGAAAGAAGGCAGCTCTGTTGAGGAGACAGAGAAGAGAATCCAGAATCTGATCGCGCATGCAGTTAAGACTACTGATTTTTATAAAGATTATCCGGAAACCTGTTCTCTTGAGGATCTTCCGGTGGTAAATAAAGATACCTTCCGACAGCAGTATGACCGTTTTGTATCTTCCACATATAAAGATGCACCAGATAACCGGGTAATGTGTACCAGTGGATCGACAGGAACTCCACTCAGAATGATCCAGAATCGTGACAAGATCCGTCATAATACAGCGGGTGGGATTTTTCTCGGAGCGGCAGCCGGATATTATATTGGAATGAAGGAAGCATTTATCCGGGTATGGGTAAATAATGTACGCAAAAGCAAATTTCAGCTTCTGCAGGAAAATCTGATCATGATGGACAGTTCCAGAATGGATGAAAAAGCTCTGGAAGAAATGTTTCATGTGATCGAGAAGAAAAAAGTCAAATGTCTGGTAGGATATTCTTCTGCCCTTGGAGAACTGAGTGAATATATCAGAAAAACAGGAAGAGACTGCAGCAGATGTGTAGTGAAAGCAATTATTCCGATTTCGGAGACAATGCCGGAACCGGTAAGAAGAACTCTGGAAAAACAGTTCAACTGTCCGGTGCGGGCATGGTATTCCAATGAAGAAAACGGAATCATGGGCCTTCAGAACAGGGAAGATGAAGGGTATCATATTGATACAGAAACCTATTATTATGAGATCCTGAAGATGGATTCTGATGAACCGGCAGAACCTGGAGAACTGGGAAGAATCGTGATCACAGATCTTTTTAACTATGCATTTCCGATCCTGCGTTATGACAATGGAGACACGGCAGTTGCGGCCCGGAAAGAAAAAAACGGTCGTTTTAAACTTTATCTTTCAGAACTTTACGGACGACGGAGCGACCTGATCTATGACTGTGAAGGCAAAGCGGTCACGCCGTATATTATTACCAATAATCTGTGGGACATTCAGGGAGTAAAGCAGTATCGATTTATTCAGGAAGATGTCAGAGATTATACGATCTGGCTGAATGGTGATCCGGAAGCAATGGATCGGGAGGAAATCCTGCGTCGTATTCGACCGTATCTGGGAGAGGAAGCCCGCATTAAAGTGGAAATCGTTGATGAGATTCCGGTGCTTGCTTCCGGAAAAAGAAAATACATAGAAAACCGATGTGAAAAATATCAGCAGCATAAAGGATTCTGTGGGTAAATGGCAGGAGGAAACAGTTTGGAAGGCAGAGAACAGAAAAAAGGTATTGCGGTAAATACCCTGTATACGATGGGCGGTCTGCTTTTTATGAATGCAGTGCTCCAGATTGTGATCACTCCGCTTCTTAACAGAATGATGGGAGCAGAACAGCTTGGCGGTCTTTTGTACATTACAGGACTTGTTGCGATCATATGTCCGTCTATCGGGCAGGCTCTGAATAATAGCCGTCTTGTAGTAAGACGGGATTTTGATGTGACCAATGGGGACTATGACTGGCTTCTGCTTGGCTTTGGACTGATCGGAAGTATTGTTGCACTGTTTATGTCCGGCAAAAGCCTGGAAAGTCCGTTGATGGCAGCTGGCGTTTTCCTGATGTTTATGCTGACTGTATTCCGCTATTATGGTGATGTGGAATATCGTCTGAATCTGAACTACCGGAGATATTTTATTTACTATTTTTTGATCGGAATCGGATATCTTGCCGGATTTGGTATATATCGCCTAACCGGACAATGGGTGTGGATCTATCTGATCGGTGAAGCCGCGGCACTGGCTTTGGTCGGTGTTACCGGAAATATTTTTCATCAGTTTTTCAGAAGAAGCGAATTTTTTACGACGGCACTCGGTCGAGGCTTTTTTCTTACGTTATCGTATCTTATTACCAATACGACAATGAATATGGATCGCCTTGTGATCAAACAGATCCTCGGTAATGAACAGGTCACACAGTATTATGTTGTTTCGCTGATCGGAAAGACGCTGGTACTTCTGATCGCGCCAATTAATACGATCGTGATCTCTTATCTTACAAAAAGAAAAGAACGACTGACGCGTTCACAGTTTGGAAAGGCTGTTCTTGCCGGAGGCGGTGTAAGTCTTGTTTTTTTTGTGGCCTGTCAGATCGGAACACCACTTTTTGTGTGGCTGTTTTACAGAAATCTTTATGAGTCAGTAAAAGGGATCGTAACGGTTGTGAATCTTGCGCAGATTCTTGGGCTGTTTTCTGCATTTTTGTTTATACTCGTTCTGACGTTTACAGATGAACGGTGGCAGTTGTGGATTCAGCTTACACATTTTTGTATTTTGCTCGTGTCATCAGTACTTGCGGCACGCACATATGGAATGATGGGATTTGCTGTTGCTTCACTTGGAGCCAATAGTCTCCGTGTTGCAGCAGTAGTGATTCTGGGTATTGTGAAAGCAGGAAAGGATAAAGGAGACAGAAATGCAGACAGGTGAAGTTTTAAGAAGAGAGGTATTTAATCTTCTTGACGCTGCAAAGGGCGGCAGACTGAAAAAATTAAAAGAAGTCAATAAACATGAAATTGTTGAGGGTGTAACAGAAGATTATATGGAAAGAAGAGTACAGACACTTCTTTCTTATGTAAAACAGCACTCTCCTTATTATAAAGAACATCCGGAATGGACGAAACTGGAAGATTTTCCGGTCATGACAAAAGGTGACTTTATCGAACATTATGATGAGGTGCTGGTGGATTGTGTCAGAGAACAAGGAAATCTCTACAGGCTCAGTACCAGTGGTTCTACAGGAACTCCGTTTACAGTACTCTGTGACGGAGATAAAATGAGCCGTGTAAATATGAACTTTATCTCCTGCATGGAACTGAATGGCTTTCGTATGGGAATGAAACGTGGAGAATTTCGTGCGTGGATAAAAGGAAAAAATACGATCAGTAAGTGGAAATCTTTTAAAAATAATCTGATCATGGTGGATATTTCCAATATGGGAGATGAGTCACTGGATAAAATCTGCCGTGATATTGAGAAGAAGAAGATTCAGGTTCTGGTTACGTATTCCAGTGCACTGACGGCGTTGACTCAGTATATCAGAAAAACAGGAAGAGATATCAGCCGCTGGTCTGTTGAAATGGTATTTTCCATGGGAGAAGCACTTCCGCAGGAAACTTATGATCTTACAAAAGAGCTGTTCGGATTTTCTCCGGTACGGTCCTATGGAAATAATGAAAATGGCTTTATTGCGATCCAGCTTGATGAGGATCCGGAATATACGGTTGACCTGTATAATTTTTATCCGGAGATTCTGAAACTGGATTCCGATGAACCGGCGGAGCCGGGAGAACTGGGAAGAATCGTTGTGACAGATTATTATAATAAAACGTTTCCAATGGTTCGTTATGATACCGGTGACACAGGGAAAATGCGTGTATATTATGACAAGAACGGCCGGGTGCATGCAAAATATACAGAGATTTATGGACGCCGCGGTTCTCTTATGTATAACACAAAAGGTGAGCCGCTATCAATTCACGTTTTTATGAATACACTGCTGAAGTTCGAAGGAACTGTTTACCAGGCAAAATGTATCCAGTGGGGAGAAAAAGACTATGAACTGTTGGTGAATGCGGACCGTTCCAGACTGGACGAAACAGAACTTCTCGCAGCATACCGACATTACCTGGGTGAAGACGCAGAGCTTCGGATCACCTATGTGGACCAGATCCCGATTCAGGCATCCGGTAAATTTATGGTCTGTGAAAATAAATGGAATGGAAGGAAGCAGGCATAATGAAACAGAAAGTATCGGATTATATAGCGGATCATATAGCAGAGTGGGGAATCCGTGATGTGTTTACCGTAACAGGCGGTGGTGCCATGCATATGAATGATGCTTTTGGACATCATCCGAAACTGCACTGTACTTATCAGCATCATGAACAGGCATGTGCCATGGCTGCAGAGGCTTATGCACGTATGGATAATCGGATGGCAGCAGTCTGTGTGAC contains the following coding sequences:
- a CDS encoding phenylacetate--CoA ligase family protein, which translates into the protein MILDERLRWMGFWMLDKMKGGKTREYYDQIRYAWKEGSSVEETEKRIQNLIAHAVKTTDFYKDYPETCSLEDLPVVNKDTFRQQYDRFVSSTYKDAPDNRVMCTSGSTGTPLRMIQNRDKIRHNTAGGIFLGAAAGYYIGMKEAFIRVWVNNVRKSKFQLLQENLIMMDSSRMDEKALEEMFHVIEKKKVKCLVGYSSALGELSEYIRKTGRDCSRCVVKAIIPISETMPEPVRRTLEKQFNCPVRAWYSNEENGIMGLQNREDEGYHIDTETYYYEILKMDSDEPAEPGELGRIVITDLFNYAFPILRYDNGDTAVAARKEKNGRFKLYLSELYGRRSDLIYDCEGKAVTPYIITNNLWDIQGVKQYRFIQEDVRDYTIWLNGDPEAMDREEILRRIRPYLGEEARIKVEIVDEIPVLASGKRKYIENRCEKYQQHKGFCG
- the rfbH gene encoding lipopolysaccharide biosynthesis protein RfbH, whose amino-acid sequence is MFEEMTEQQAREQILEMTRNYCEKYHNKKKPYQKGDRIPYASRVYDAEEMVNLVDSSLEFWLTAGRYTDEFEHAFAKYLGVRYCSLVNSGSSANLLAFMTLTSPLLKERQILPGDEVITVAAGFPTTVSPMIQYGAVPVFVDVTIPQYNIDPSLLEAAWSPKTKAVMLAHTLGNPFDLKAVREFCDNHNLWLIEDNCDALGSVYTINGEEKLTGTIGDIGTSSFYPPHHMTMGEGGAVYTDDPLLNRIARSFRDWGRDCICAPGQDNLCGHRFDRQYGELPVGYDHKYVYSHFGYNLKATDMQAAVGCAQLRKFPSFVERRIHNFNYLKEALKGTEDKLILPEACANSKPSWFGFLITCKEGVDRNKLVQEIESRGVQTRMLFAGNLTKHPCFDQMRVSGKGYRIAGSLENTDRIMKDTFWIGVYPGMTDEMLQAMADAIKDALN
- a CDS encoding phenylacetate--CoA ligase family protein, whose amino-acid sequence is MQTGEVLRREVFNLLDAAKGGRLKKLKEVNKHEIVEGVTEDYMERRVQTLLSYVKQHSPYYKEHPEWTKLEDFPVMTKGDFIEHYDEVLVDCVREQGNLYRLSTSGSTGTPFTVLCDGDKMSRVNMNFISCMELNGFRMGMKRGEFRAWIKGKNTISKWKSFKNNLIMVDISNMGDESLDKICRDIEKKKIQVLVTYSSALTALTQYIRKTGRDISRWSVEMVFSMGEALPQETYDLTKELFGFSPVRSYGNNENGFIAIQLDEDPEYTVDLYNFYPEILKLDSDEPAEPGELGRIVVTDYYNKTFPMVRYDTGDTGKMRVYYDKNGRVHAKYTEIYGRRGSLMYNTKGEPLSIHVFMNTLLKFEGTVYQAKCIQWGEKDYELLVNADRSRLDETELLAAYRHYLGEDAELRITYVDQIPIQASGKFMVCENKWNGRKQA
- a CDS encoding lipopolysaccharide biosynthesis protein, giving the protein MEGREQKKGIAVNTLYTMGGLLFMNAVLQIVITPLLNRMMGAEQLGGLLYITGLVAIICPSIGQALNNSRLVVRRDFDVTNGDYDWLLLGFGLIGSIVALFMSGKSLESPLMAAGVFLMFMLTVFRYYGDVEYRLNLNYRRYFIYYFLIGIGYLAGFGIYRLTGQWVWIYLIGEAAALALVGVTGNIFHQFFRRSEFFTTALGRGFFLTLSYLITNTTMNMDRLVIKQILGNEQVTQYYVVSLIGKTLVLLIAPINTIVISYLTKRKERLTRSQFGKAVLAGGGVSLVFFVACQIGTPLFVWLFYRNLYESVKGIVTVVNLAQILGLFSAFLFILVLTFTDERWQLWIQLTHFCILLVSSVLAARTYGMMGFAVASLGANSLRVAAVVILGIVKAGKDKGDRNADR
- the rfbG gene encoding CDP-glucose 4,6-dehydratase, which produces MNEFNLNFYKGKKVLVTGHTGFKGTWLCRILQELGAEVTGYSQKPPTDPSIFTLTDLESQIHSVIGDIRDLEHMIQVFKETQPEIVFHLAAQPIVRESYKNPVNTYETNVMGTVNVLEAVRQCGSVRSFLNVTTDKVYKNNEWEWGYRETDELDGYDPYSNSKSCSELVTHSYEKSFLKDMDIAVSTARAGNVIGGGDFAADRIIPDCVRAVSGGKKIAVRNPHSTRPYQHVLEPLGAYLLIAEEQYQDSRKAGSYNVGPDDRSCLTTGELADLFCTAWGNGAAWENLCQGGPHEANFLKLDCSRIRNRLGWKPRWQVDEAVVNTAKWYQAWLAGQNMAEYTDCQIKEYFGI